A genomic stretch from Petrimonas mucosa includes:
- a CDS encoding hybrid sensor histidine kinase/response regulator transcription factor, giving the protein MDGYKKLLLLLICSLTCQFSAKGQSGNGVYYFRNMAVEDGLSQNMVYSIIQDNSGFIWLGTIDGLNRFDGINFKIYKRDDSVDGSIGSNKILSLLQVDNDHIWVGTANGIYIHDLNLEKFTRFEEKTGEGEMVEGIIRDIKADREGNIWIAAQEKGVFLYTRDGKLKLCDIHDANARKIDFDSKGNIWVATHGGGILRIHPQTGAISRFLLDSETKNRSDNDVNIILPLNSSRLLIGTSNKGVLQFDLTRERFMPFLEKGGNGTPLYVRSLMKTETQELWIGTEEGIYIHDLKTNRCHNIRHRHNDPYSLSDNAIHSLYQDREGGIWVGTFFGGVNYFHPAFTQFRKYYPISGQNSISGKSISEFCEDEQNNLWIGTEDEGLNHLDLTTGRFSRSSIPAKNIHSLLYDNRKLWVGTFSEGLYVMDLPTRSYKNYTNSTHNLKDDNIYSIYKDGSGRIWLGSSTGLQFYEPSTDNFIRVREEIIRNQVNDITEDHNGILWFATIGDGIYSYDRFTERWRHYLIPSAHGVNDTGRSIICILKDKKNRLWVGTEGAGVAIYDKASDSFRNVATAREGLPNEVIYRLIEDSRGYIWGSTNKGIFMLVPETMKITSYFHSKGLLGDQFNYKSGYMDKNGTIYFGGVKGFVAFNPVELETNGIIPPIVLTNFQIWNSQIPIGTTHSPLKQSITRTSRITLPHNISVFSISFAALSYVYPKGNLYAYKLEGRDDEWIQVKQIQPEHNVNYSDLPPGNYTFLVKGANSDGIWNETAATLSIKILPPWYRTIWAYILYFTLVSTIITLTICHFLRKARKRNEQALKELENTKEKELLASKIEFFTHITHEIRTPLSLIKIPIEDIFSKIGQDNPYLENLTIVQRNVNRLLKLVNELLDFRKSESKSLRLNFIRVDVVQVLEEIIDIFRPSFELKQITLTTNYSSSSHLADIDREVFIKIISNLLSNSLKYSASIVILELQHSDDHFRIIVENDGNTIPDEYLDKIFEPLFKLNHNKKGTGLGLAFVKSLVELHKGSIYCDNSKEKRTIFVLTLPNHQERTLLINENETAEEGKAELCLHPLPSDEKKRSTIVTIEDNRDFQHLLYNQLSPRYNLIQCGNGMEALEILEKHHVDMVITDIMMPVMDGLELCQAIKDNIKFSHIPVILLTAKHALEARIEGINTGADEYIVKPYSTEYLLARIENLLENRRRMIELFRKSPEMAFKDISHSKADELFMQKIIDIIHENISDPDLNIDKIAEEAAVSRSTLYRKVRVISELTPNEFITLIRLKKAAELIRERQYQISEIAYMVGFSSPNYFSKCFYKQFGILPKDF; this is encoded by the coding sequence ATGGATGGTTATAAAAAACTTCTCCTGCTGCTGATATGCTCGCTTACTTGCCAGTTTTCCGCAAAAGGCCAGTCGGGAAACGGGGTCTATTACTTCAGGAACATGGCTGTGGAGGATGGACTCTCCCAGAACATGGTCTACTCCATTATCCAAGACAACAGCGGTTTCATCTGGCTGGGGACCATTGATGGATTGAACCGGTTCGACGGCATCAACTTCAAGATCTACAAACGGGATGACAGCGTTGACGGTAGCATCGGGTCAAACAAGATTCTCTCCCTCTTACAGGTGGATAATGACCATATCTGGGTGGGAACAGCCAATGGCATCTACATCCACGACCTCAACCTGGAAAAATTTACCCGCTTTGAGGAAAAGACCGGAGAGGGGGAGATGGTGGAGGGAATCATCCGCGATATAAAAGCAGACCGGGAGGGAAACATCTGGATTGCTGCCCAAGAGAAGGGGGTCTTTCTCTACACCCGCGACGGGAAGTTGAAATTGTGCGACATCCACGACGCAAACGCGAGAAAAATCGATTTCGACTCCAAGGGCAACATCTGGGTAGCCACCCATGGAGGCGGCATTTTGAGAATCCATCCCCAGACGGGCGCAATCAGCAGATTTCTGCTGGATAGTGAGACCAAAAACCGGTCGGACAACGATGTCAATATTATACTGCCGCTGAATTCCAGCCGGTTGCTGATCGGAACCAGCAACAAAGGGGTATTGCAGTTTGACCTGACCCGTGAGCGGTTCATGCCTTTCCTGGAAAAGGGGGGCAACGGTACCCCCCTCTACGTGAGAAGCCTGATGAAGACTGAAACGCAGGAGCTCTGGATCGGAACGGAGGAGGGCATCTATATCCATGATCTGAAGACAAACCGCTGCCACAACATCAGACACCGACACAACGACCCCTATTCACTGTCGGACAATGCGATACACAGCCTGTACCAGGACAGGGAAGGGGGTATCTGGGTAGGCACCTTTTTCGGCGGGGTCAACTACTTTCATCCCGCCTTCACCCAGTTCAGGAAATATTATCCCATCTCCGGCCAGAATTCCATCAGTGGAAAGAGTATCAGCGAGTTTTGCGAGGATGAGCAGAACAATCTCTGGATCGGAACCGAGGATGAAGGGTTAAACCACCTTGACCTGACCACGGGGAGATTCTCGCGAAGCAGCATCCCGGCCAAGAATATCCACTCCCTCCTGTACGACAACCGGAAACTATGGGTAGGAACCTTCTCGGAGGGTCTCTATGTGATGGACCTGCCCACCAGAAGCTACAAGAACTACACCAATAGCACACACAACCTGAAAGATGACAACATCTACTCCATCTACAAGGATGGTTCGGGCAGAATCTGGCTGGGATCATCCACCGGGTTGCAGTTCTATGAACCGTCGACCGACAACTTCATCCGGGTCAGGGAGGAGATTATCAGGAACCAGGTCAACGACATTACCGAGGACCATAACGGCATTCTCTGGTTTGCTACCATCGGGGATGGTATCTACTCCTACGACCGGTTCACTGAACGGTGGCGGCACTATCTGATTCCATCTGCCCACGGGGTGAACGACACCGGAAGATCGATCATCTGCATCCTGAAGGACAAAAAAAACAGGTTGTGGGTCGGCACCGAAGGGGCCGGCGTGGCCATCTATGACAAAGCGTCCGACTCGTTCCGGAACGTAGCCACGGCCAGGGAGGGGTTGCCCAATGAGGTGATTTACCGGTTAATTGAGGATTCGAGAGGCTACATCTGGGGCAGTACCAACAAAGGAATCTTCATGCTGGTCCCGGAAACAATGAAAATCACCAGTTACTTCCACTCGAAAGGGCTACTGGGAGACCAATTCAATTATAAGTCGGGCTATATGGACAAAAACGGCACCATCTACTTTGGCGGTGTAAAAGGGTTTGTAGCCTTCAATCCCGTCGAGCTGGAGACCAACGGCATCATTCCACCAATCGTTCTGACCAATTTTCAGATCTGGAACTCACAGATACCCATCGGAACCACCCACTCCCCACTTAAACAATCCATCACAAGAACCTCCCGAATAACCCTACCCCACAACATCTCCGTCTTCAGCATCAGTTTTGCGGCGCTGAGCTACGTCTATCCGAAAGGTAACCTCTATGCCTACAAGCTGGAAGGACGTGACGACGAGTGGATACAGGTAAAGCAGATCCAGCCGGAACACAATGTCAACTACTCCGACCTTCCACCGGGGAACTACACCTTTCTGGTCAAGGGGGCCAACAGCGACGGCATCTGGAACGAGACGGCCGCCACATTGAGCATCAAGATTCTGCCTCCCTGGTACAGGACCATCTGGGCATACATCCTCTATTTCACACTGGTCTCAACCATTATCACCTTAACTATATGCCACTTCCTTCGCAAAGCCAGGAAACGGAACGAACAGGCGTTGAAAGAGCTAGAGAACACCAAGGAGAAGGAACTTCTTGCCTCGAAAATCGAGTTCTTCACACACATCACCCATGAGATAAGGACCCCTTTGAGCCTGATCAAGATCCCGATTGAAGACATATTTAGCAAGATCGGCCAGGATAACCCCTACCTCGAAAACCTCACCATCGTCCAGCGCAATGTCAACCGGCTGCTCAAACTGGTCAACGAACTGCTCGATTTCAGAAAGAGTGAGTCGAAATCCCTCAGGTTGAACTTCATCCGGGTCGACGTGGTACAGGTACTCGAGGAGATCATCGATATCTTCAGGCCCAGCTTCGAACTGAAGCAGATCACCCTCACCACCAACTACTCCTCCAGCTCGCACCTGGCCGACATCGACCGGGAGGTATTCATCAAGATTATCAGCAACCTGCTCTCCAACTCGCTGAAATATTCAGCATCGATAGTCATCTTGGAACTGCAGCACTCCGACGACCATTTCAGGATTATCGTGGAGAATGATGGCAATACCATCCCCGATGAGTATCTCGACAAGATTTTCGAGCCGCTCTTCAAGTTAAACCACAACAAAAAGGGGACCGGTCTGGGGCTGGCCTTCGTCAAATCGTTGGTTGAGCTCCACAAGGGGTCGATCTACTGCGATAACTCGAAGGAGAAAAGGACAATCTTCGTGCTCACCCTGCCCAACCATCAGGAGAGGACCCTGCTGATCAATGAAAACGAAACGGCTGAGGAAGGGAAGGCCGAGCTCTGCCTCCACCCGTTGCCATCCGATGAGAAAAAGCGGTCTACCATCGTGACGATTGAAGATAACCGCGATTTCCAGCACCTGCTTTATAACCAGCTCAGTCCCAGATACAACCTCATTCAGTGTGGAAACGGGATGGAGGCGCTGGAGATACTGGAGAAACACCATGTGGACATGGTGATTACCGATATCATGATGCCGGTCATGGATGGACTGGAGCTCTGCCAGGCCATCAAGGACAACATCAAGTTCAGCCACATCCCTGTTATCCTGTTGACGGCCAAACATGCTCTCGAAGCCAGGATCGAAGGAATCAACACCGGAGCCGACGAGTATATCGTCAAGCCCTACTCTACCGAATACCTGTTGGCCCGGATCGAAAACCTCCTGGAAAACCGGCGCAGGATGATAGAGCTTTTCAGAAAGTCACCGGAGATGGCCTTCAAGGATATATCACACTCCAAGGCAGATGAGCTTTTCATGCAGAAGATCATCGACATTATCCATGAGAATATCAGTGATCCCGACCTCAATATCGACAAGATCGCCGAAGAGGCGGCAGTCAGCCGTTCCACCCTGTACCGGAAGGTGAGGGTGATATCTGAATTGACCCCCAATGAGTTCATCACGCTAATCCGGCTGAAAAAGGCGGCCGAACTGATCAGGGAGAGACAGTATCAGATAAGTGAAATCGCCTATATGGTGGGTTTCAGCTCCCCCAACTATTTCTCGAAATGTTTTTACAAGCAGTTCGGCATACTGCCAAAGGATTTTTAA
- the rbr gene encoding rubrerythrin — protein sequence MMKSVKGTRTEQNLLKSFAGESQARMRYTFFAKQAKEEGYEQIAAIFMETADQEMVHAKRMFKYLEGGMVEITAAYPAGKIGTTAENLKAAAEGENEEWTDLYPHFADVAEEEGFKEIATMYRMIAKAEAIHEEKYLKLLKRVEDGTVFAREEEIEWYCRHCGYVFTGKKPPKNCPTCLHPQAYFEPRNSADL from the coding sequence ATTATGAAAAGTGTAAAAGGAACCCGCACAGAGCAGAACCTGCTGAAATCGTTTGCTGGCGAATCTCAAGCCAGAATGCGTTACACATTCTTTGCCAAACAAGCCAAGGAAGAAGGCTATGAGCAGATTGCCGCCATTTTCATGGAGACTGCAGATCAGGAGATGGTGCATGCTAAACGTATGTTCAAGTACCTCGAAGGAGGAATGGTTGAAATCACTGCCGCTTATCCGGCCGGAAAGATCGGCACGACAGCCGAAAACCTGAAAGCTGCTGCTGAAGGTGAAAACGAGGAGTGGACAGATCTATATCCCCACTTTGCCGATGTAGCCGAAGAGGAAGGCTTCAAGGAAATCGCCACCATGTACCGCATGATTGCCAAGGCTGAAGCCATTCACGAAGAAAAATATCTGAAGCTGTTGAAACGGGTAGAGGATGGAACCGTTTTCGCCCGCGAAGAGGAGATCGAGTGGTACTGCCGTCACTGCGGCTATGTATTCACCGGCAAGAAACCGCCAAAGAACTGCCCAACCTGTCTTCACCCGCAAGCCTATTTCGAACCGAGAAACAGTGCCGACTTATAA
- a CDS encoding ABC-F family ATP-binding cassette domain-containing protein translates to MANPLLQINNLTKSFGDRVLFSNISFGIAEGDKIGLIAENGAGKTSLLNIIAGKEPGDSGRIVFRNDIRFAYLEQSPQFDPGLTVLEACFQSGNEAVKVIARYEEIISSGNHQELDEILAKMDMLKAWDYEQRIRQILSQLKIFRLDQKIGELSGGQIKRVALANVLISEPELIMLDEPTNHLDLEMVEWLEGYLSRSAISLLMVTHDRYFLDRVCSQIIEIDDRQIYTYKGNYAYYLEKREERIAAQHAETESARNIYRKELDWMRRQPQARATKAKSRIDAFHELEEKLKQRRQTGDIRLSAKGSYIGKKIFEACNVTKSFGEIKITENFNYIFTRYEKMGIIGNNGTGKSTFIKMLLGIEPPDSGSFDIGETVNFGYYSQEGLQFDEQTKVIDVVQKIAEVVDLGNGNKLTASQFLQHFLFAPAKQHDYVYKLSGGEKRRLHLCTVLIKNPNFLVLDEPTNDLDIVTLNILEEYLIDFKGCLIVISHDRYFMDKVVDHLLCFHGNAEIQDFPGNYTQYREWKTEEDRRVAEETKSSRPSKPVEKAAPATKTRLTFKERQEFEALEAEIQRLESEKEELTRQLSSGTLSSEELIAASNRITQVIDLIEEKSDRWLELSEFA, encoded by the coding sequence ATGGCAAACCCTTTGCTACAGATCAACAACTTGACCAAGAGCTTCGGCGATCGGGTACTTTTCAGCAACATCTCGTTCGGTATTGCCGAAGGCGACAAGATCGGACTGATTGCAGAAAACGGTGCCGGGAAAACCTCATTGCTCAATATAATCGCCGGGAAGGAGCCTGGCGATAGTGGTCGCATTGTCTTCCGGAACGACATCCGGTTTGCCTATCTGGAGCAATCGCCACAGTTCGATCCCGGGCTCACTGTACTGGAGGCCTGTTTTCAGAGCGGGAACGAGGCGGTTAAGGTAATTGCGCGGTACGAAGAGATCATCTCGTCGGGCAACCATCAGGAACTGGACGAGATACTGGCCAAGATGGATATGCTCAAGGCCTGGGATTATGAACAGCGTATCCGACAGATCCTCAGCCAACTGAAAATTTTCCGCCTCGACCAGAAAATCGGCGAACTCTCCGGAGGTCAGATCAAACGGGTTGCCCTGGCAAACGTACTTATCTCGGAGCCGGAACTGATCATGCTAGACGAGCCCACCAACCACCTCGATCTGGAGATGGTGGAGTGGCTCGAGGGGTACCTCTCCCGATCAGCCATCAGCCTGCTGATGGTCACTCACGATCGCTACTTCCTCGACAGGGTCTGCTCGCAGATTATCGAGATCGACGATCGCCAGATCTACACCTACAAGGGGAATTATGCCTATTACCTCGAAAAACGGGAAGAACGGATAGCGGCTCAGCATGCCGAGACAGAGAGCGCACGGAATATCTACCGCAAGGAACTCGACTGGATGCGCAGACAACCGCAAGCCCGTGCCACCAAGGCAAAATCGCGCATCGATGCGTTTCACGAACTGGAAGAGAAGCTCAAGCAACGGAGGCAGACAGGCGACATCAGGTTGTCGGCCAAAGGCTCCTACATCGGAAAGAAAATATTCGAAGCCTGCAACGTTACTAAAAGTTTCGGCGAGATCAAGATCACCGAAAACTTCAACTATATCTTTACCCGGTACGAAAAGATGGGGATCATCGGCAACAACGGCACCGGGAAGTCTACATTCATCAAGATGCTGCTGGGGATAGAACCGCCCGACTCGGGAAGTTTTGATATCGGGGAGACGGTCAACTTCGGCTACTACAGCCAGGAAGGGTTACAGTTCGACGAACAGACCAAGGTGATTGACGTGGTTCAGAAAATTGCCGAAGTTGTTGATCTGGGTAATGGCAACAAACTCACCGCATCGCAGTTCCTGCAACATTTCCTCTTTGCTCCTGCCAAACAACACGACTATGTCTACAAATTGAGCGGTGGCGAAAAGCGACGGCTGCACCTCTGTACCGTGTTGATCAAGAATCCCAATTTTCTGGTTCTCGACGAACCGACCAACGATCTGGATATTGTCACGCTCAACATCCTGGAGGAGTACCTGATCGATTTCAAGGGTTGCCTGATTGTCATCTCGCACGACCGCTACTTTATGGACAAGGTGGTGGACCACCTGCTCTGTTTCCACGGAAATGCAGAGATTCAAGATTTTCCCGGCAACTATACCCAATACCGGGAATGGAAGACGGAAGAAGATAGACGGGTTGCCGAAGAGACAAAATCATCCAGGCCGTCCAAACCGGTTGAAAAAGCTGCTCCAGCCACGAAAACCAGACTCACTTTCAAGGAAAGGCAAGAGTTTGAGGCGCTGGAAGCGGAGATCCAGCGTCTTGAATCGGAAAAGGAGGAGCTGACCCGACAACTCTCCTCGGGGACCCTCTCGTCGGAAGAGCTTATTGCTGCATCAAACCGCATAACACAAGTGATCGACCTGATTGAAGAAAAGAGCGACCGATGGCTCGAACTGAGTGAATTTGCCTGA
- a CDS encoding helix-hairpin-helix domain-containing protein, with protein sequence MRHWLFHIILAVAFFAICSFATAQPNDWRSHLEQLAEEGLNSATIENMFQELTMLEGNPMNLNRVTLEQLERFPLVSNEQAAHIIEFLEKNRPLYTVFELRNVPYLDFNTVELILPFFFVGETEEELLTVEQMLDRGRHEVQFRLDKTLQERAGYGEFSDSILERYPNRKYRGEDFYTSVKYGFTYRDKLQAGFVAEKDPGEPFLRKEYPMGYDHYGFHLIVRDLGRLKTLAVGDYRLSFGQGLILNNDFSLSKSWGTNAIIRRTQEPKRHFSSAESGYFRGAAALFEVGRLTVTPFYSNKRFDANLSDDGTITSFKTDGYHRTPLEIEKKSNAYEQVAGININYRNGQFQIGASGLYHIYSQIYSPVVREYNYYSFRGRSHGNASVDYSYRFNRLTVAGETALSGNGAIASSHMVQYTPSGLFSLSALYRHFPISYNAMHAQAFSDGSQVRNERGFYLGSNFKPLRKVSVTGYIDLIRFPWPKSQVDKPSSGIDLYFLGTYTISRDSRLELRYKFNRKEQNATYPDEDYRTVLPYNTQKIRLRYNHALKSGWDFTTTLDGAFYRQRHFPVEKGFMLSQHAGYRGGKKIRADIYAGYFNSDTYASRLYSYEKNILSTFYMPSFYGKGTRLAISGRYSITSRLSFSAKIGHTRYFNRDTIGTGTEEISGKRRTDLFTYWQWRF encoded by the coding sequence ATGAGACACTGGTTATTTCATATCATTCTAGCGGTCGCTTTTTTTGCAATTTGTTCCTTTGCCACAGCACAACCCAACGACTGGCGTTCTCACCTGGAACAGCTGGCAGAAGAGGGACTCAACAGTGCCACCATCGAAAACATGTTTCAGGAGTTGACGATGCTGGAGGGCAACCCTATGAACCTGAACAGGGTAACGCTTGAACAGCTGGAGCGGTTTCCACTGGTCAGCAACGAACAGGCGGCGCACATCATCGAGTTTCTGGAGAAGAACCGTCCGCTCTACACCGTATTTGAACTCCGGAATGTCCCCTACCTCGATTTCAACACCGTAGAGTTGATTCTCCCCTTCTTTTTTGTCGGTGAAACCGAAGAGGAACTGTTGACGGTGGAGCAGATGCTCGACCGTGGTCGGCATGAAGTGCAGTTCAGGCTGGACAAGACCCTCCAGGAGCGGGCTGGATACGGCGAGTTCTCCGACAGCATACTGGAGCGCTATCCCAACCGGAAATATCGGGGTGAGGATTTCTACACCTCGGTAAAGTATGGTTTTACCTACCGCGACAAGCTTCAGGCGGGGTTTGTCGCCGAAAAGGATCCAGGAGAACCGTTTCTGCGGAAAGAGTATCCCATGGGGTACGATCACTACGGGTTTCACCTGATCGTCCGCGACCTGGGCAGATTGAAGACATTGGCCGTGGGCGATTATCGCCTCTCGTTCGGTCAGGGATTGATACTGAACAACGACTTTTCTCTCTCTAAATCGTGGGGAACCAATGCAATCATCCGCCGTACCCAGGAGCCCAAACGTCACTTCTCCTCCGCCGAGAGCGGGTATTTTCGCGGTGCTGCCGCCCTTTTCGAGGTGGGCAGGTTAACCGTCACCCCCTTCTATTCCAATAAGCGGTTCGATGCCAACCTCTCGGATGACGGAACCATTACCTCATTCAAAACCGACGGATATCACAGAACCCCGCTGGAGATCGAGAAGAAGAGCAATGCATACGAGCAGGTGGCGGGTATCAACATCAACTACCGCAACGGGCAGTTCCAGATCGGTGCAAGCGGGCTGTACCATATCTATAGCCAGATCTACAGCCCGGTGGTCCGAGAATACAACTATTACAGCTTCCGCGGCAGGTCGCACGGCAATGCAAGTGTGGACTACTCCTATCGATTCAACCGATTGACAGTTGCGGGTGAGACTGCACTCTCAGGCAACGGAGCCATAGCATCCTCACACATGGTCCAGTACACACCGTCGGGACTCTTCTCCCTGTCGGCACTCTATCGCCATTTCCCCATCTCCTACAACGCAATGCACGCACAGGCATTTTCCGACGGAAGCCAGGTCCGTAACGAGCGGGGATTCTACCTGGGGAGCAACTTCAAGCCATTGCGAAAAGTGTCGGTAACGGGCTATATCGACCTTATCCGCTTTCCCTGGCCGAAGAGCCAGGTCGACAAACCGTCGTCGGGCATAGACCTCTATTTTCTGGGGACATACACCATAAGCCGGGACAGTCGACTCGAACTGCGCTACAAGTTCAACCGGAAAGAGCAAAACGCAACATACCCCGATGAGGATTACCGAACCGTCCTACCCTACAATACGCAAAAGATCAGGCTCAGGTATAACCATGCGCTGAAAAGCGGATGGGACTTCACCACCACCCTCGATGGCGCCTTTTATCGCCAGCGACATTTCCCGGTTGAAAAGGGATTCATGCTCTCGCAACATGCCGGATACCGGGGTGGTAAGAAGATCCGTGCAGACATCTACGCCGGATATTTCAACTCCGACACCTACGCTTCCCGGCTCTACTCCTACGAAAAAAATATCCTGTCGACCTTCTACATGCCGTCGTTCTACGGCAAAGGCACACGGCTGGCGATATCGGGACGCTACTCCATCACGTCGCGACTCTCCTTCTCCGCAAAGATTGGTCACACCCGCTATTTCAACCGGGATACCATAGGAACCGGAACAGAAGAGATCAGCGGAAAGCGCCGGACCGACCTCTTTACCTATTGGCAATGGAGGTTTTGA
- the lon gene encoding endopeptidase La: MFQNKFTTLKPEENDSNVISFIAGDLLDGSQDIDENSLKESLPILPLRNTIVFPGSGLPISVGRSKSLKLVRALGKRHRYIGLVCQKDNTIEEPEKDDLYSIGVIAEVIRVIELDKNNLSIIVQAKKRFEWTEFTQTEPFFAANFRILETKKADKEDKEYRAILDSIRDSMNHMLNILGDPPKELLQTINHESFTGMLVSYSATNLPIENREKQELLSINDEKEQAYRLLMILNREIQILELKMNIQMKTREDLSQQQREYFLQQQIKTIQEELGGNTQQIEIEEFRKKAKTKKWSKEVGDIFEKEIAKLERLHPQSPDYSVQYGYLQTIVDLPWNEYTKDNFNLKNAQKILDRDHFGMEKVKERIIDHLAVLKLKGDLKSPILCLYGPPGVGKTSLGKSIAEALNRKYVRVSLGGLHDEAEIRGHRRTYIGAIPGRIIQSIQKAGSSNPVFVLDEIDKVGNDFRGDPASALLEVLDPEQNTAFHDNYLSIDYDLSKVMFIATANNLNTIPQPLLDRMELINVGGYISNEKVEIAYRHLVPKQLENHGIKKKAFSISKPALNKIIEDYTRESGVRELDKKIAKVTRKIARKIASNEEYPKVLKPADVPEYLGIEEYTKDRYQSNDYAGVVTGLAWTAVGGEILFVESSLSRGKGSKLTLTGNLGDVMKESAMLAMEYIHANADLLDIDPAIFEHWNTHIHVPEGAMPKDGPSAGITMVTSLASAYTQRKVRKKLAMTGEITLRGKVLPVGGIREKILAAKRAGITDIILCKENEKDIREIKPEYVEGLNFHYVEDVKQVLEYALLDEKVDNPKVFTIPEEKA, from the coding sequence ATGTTTCAAAATAAATTTACAACTTTAAAACCGGAAGAGAACGACAGCAATGTCATTTCGTTCATTGCCGGAGATCTGTTGGACGGCAGCCAGGATATCGATGAGAACTCCCTGAAGGAGAGCCTACCGATATTGCCGCTGCGCAACACCATCGTATTCCCGGGAAGCGGTCTCCCTATCTCCGTAGGCAGAAGCAAGTCGCTCAAGCTTGTCAGGGCGTTGGGAAAAAGACACCGCTATATCGGGCTGGTCTGTCAAAAAGACAACACCATCGAAGAACCGGAGAAGGATGATCTCTACTCGATAGGTGTGATCGCCGAAGTGATCCGCGTGATCGAACTCGATAAAAATAACCTGAGCATCATTGTTCAGGCAAAGAAGAGGTTTGAATGGACGGAGTTTACGCAGACCGAACCCTTCTTTGCGGCAAACTTCAGGATACTGGAGACCAAGAAGGCCGACAAGGAGGACAAGGAGTACAGGGCAATCCTCGACTCCATAAGAGACTCGATGAACCATATGCTCAACATCCTCGGGGATCCTCCAAAGGAGTTATTGCAGACCATCAACCACGAGTCGTTCACCGGCATGCTGGTCAGTTACAGTGCCACCAACCTGCCGATTGAAAACAGGGAAAAACAGGAGCTGCTGAGTATTAACGACGAGAAAGAGCAGGCGTATCGCTTGCTGATGATTCTCAACCGCGAGATCCAGATACTGGAACTGAAGATGAATATCCAGATGAAAACCCGCGAAGACCTCAGCCAGCAACAGCGCGAATATTTCCTGCAACAACAGATAAAAACCATCCAGGAAGAGTTGGGCGGAAACACCCAACAGATAGAGATCGAGGAGTTCCGGAAGAAAGCCAAAACCAAGAAGTGGAGCAAGGAGGTGGGCGACATCTTTGAGAAGGAGATTGCAAAACTGGAGCGGCTCCATCCGCAATCGCCCGACTACTCGGTACAGTATGGCTATCTGCAGACCATTGTGGATTTGCCATGGAATGAGTATACCAAAGACAACTTCAACCTGAAGAATGCGCAGAAAATCCTCGATCGCGACCATTTCGGCATGGAAAAGGTGAAAGAGCGCATCATCGATCACCTTGCAGTACTGAAGTTGAAGGGCGACCTGAAATCGCCGATTCTCTGTCTTTACGGCCCTCCGGGAGTTGGAAAGACATCGCTTGGCAAATCGATAGCCGAGGCATTGAACCGGAAATATGTCCGCGTTTCGCTGGGTGGACTGCACGATGAGGCTGAAATCCGCGGTCACCGCCGCACCTATATCGGGGCAATCCCGGGGAGAATCATCCAGAGCATACAGAAGGCGGGAAGCTCAAATCCTGTCTTTGTGCTGGACGAGATCGACAAAGTGGGCAACGATTTCAGGGGCGATCCCGCATCGGCGCTGCTCGAAGTGCTCGATCCCGAACAAAACACCGCTTTCCACGACAATTACCTCTCCATCGACTACGATCTGTCGAAGGTGATGTTCATTGCTACGGCAAACAACCTGAACACCATCCCTCAACCCCTTCTCGACAGGATGGAGCTGATAAATGTGGGCGGTTACATCAGCAACGAGAAGGTAGAGATTGCCTATCGCCACCTGGTTCCCAAGCAGCTGGAGAACCACGGTATCAAGAAGAAGGCGTTCAGCATATCGAAACCGGCCCTCAACAAGATTATTGAGGACTACACCCGCGAATCGGGTGTAAGGGAACTGGACAAGAAGATCGCGAAGGTGACCCGGAAGATTGCCCGGAAGATTGCCTCCAACGAAGAGTATCCCAAGGTATTGAAACCTGCCGACGTGCCAGAATATCTGGGCATCGAGGAGTACACCAAAGACCGCTATCAGAGCAATGACTATGCAGGTGTGGTAACCGGATTGGCCTGGACTGCGGTAGGCGGCGAGATCCTCTTCGTAGAGAGTTCGCTGAGTCGCGGCAAGGGGTCGAAATTGACACTTACCGGAAATCTAGGTGATGTAATGAAGGAGTCGGCCATGCTGGCAATGGAGTATATACACGCCAATGCAGACCTGCTGGATATCGATCCGGCCATTTTCGAACACTGGAACACCCACATTCATGTTCCCGAAGGCGCCATGCCCAAGGATGGCCCCTCGGCGGGCATCACCATGGTCACTTCACTGGCATCGGCATACACGCAACGGAAGGTGAGAAAGAAGCTGGCGATGACCGGCGAGATCACCCTCCGGGGAAAAGTACTGCCGGTGGGCGGGATCCGCGAAAAGATCCTGGCTGCAAAACGTGCAGGGATTACCGACATCATCCTCTGCAAGGAGAATGAGAAGGATATCCGTGAAATTAAACCTGAATATGTGGAGGGACTGAACTTCCATTATGTGGAGGATGTGAAGCAGGTGCTGGAGTATGCACTGCTGGACGAGAAGGTAGACAACCCGAAGGTGTTTACCATTCCGGAAGAGAAAGCGTAA